The stretch of DNA TACTCGACGAAAAAATTCGTGCCGAAATGCTAACGTATCTTCGCTTTGTTGACTTTGTCACTATTCTTCCTGAGCCAAGCTGTCAGCCATCACTCGGACTACTCCGTCCTGACGTTTTTGTTACTGTGAAAGAAGATTGGACCGAAAACTACAAGCAGTCACGCGAATATAAGACTGTCGATAAATACGGCGGCGAGGTTGTCGTTGTTGATCGTCAATCTACGAGTATTTCTACGACTCAGATCTTGCAGCGTGCAATTGGTGGTCACCTCAGCGATATTCTAAAAGACTTCATGCAGTACCGTAAAGAACCTCTTAAAGAGAAGTAGATGACCGAACTCAACGATAAAGACAAACAGATAATGTACCGTGATGCACGTGTCACTGGGACATATGACGAAATTTGGCAGTCAGTCGGCAAATGTGTATTTTGTGATTTAAATGAAAAGTACATTTTTTACGAAGAAAATGGTGTCGTTATGACGGTCGCCCTTTTTGCATATATTGATGGACATTTTATGATCATCCCACGTCGACATATTCGATCCGTAAAAGACCTGACGCCAAGTGAATGGGAGACGATGCGAAAGTTTATGTATATTGCTAAAAAGATGATCCGGGAAGTTCATGGGATCAAGGGTATGCAGATTGTTCAAAAAGATGGTGCAACTGCACAGAGTACAGTTGAACATATTCATTTCCACTGCATACCGTTTGATCAGCCAGATCTTAATACATGGCACTATCGACAGCTTGAGAATACGCCAATTGAAAATGCGGAGGCATATCAGTCTCAGCACGATAAAATTGCAAAACTAAGTAAACGGTTCGCTGACAAATATCAAGATGAAGAATAAATACGAAATTGTAAAAAAGGAGATACACCAGCTTGATGCAATTTTTATTGCTGCACCTCGCTTTATGTCGGTGGCTCGATTTAGTCAGTTGGTGAAGCGATATTTACCAAAAGGCAATATTATTCTTGGAATATCTCTAGAAAGATATGTGGTTGGATTTGAAAATCAACCACAATTTGAAATGCTCAGACGGTCTGATATACAGACCATAGTAGACAAAGTCGCATACTCAAACTCAACACATAAAATTTTTATATTGCATTATGCTCAGAGCGAACTAAGTGATATTTTAGAGCACTCACATGTAAAGAGAGTACTGCTTATAAATGGCTCTTGGAAGTACGCATTTCATAATTCAGATGCATATAAGATCCTTAAAGACCAAGATATTAACTTTAAATTTATTTCACCTTTCAGCGATGAACAAGAAGCACGTGCATATGAGAATGAACATACACCTATCATAGCACTGCCCGATCCAGGCCTGCAGCTTACAGAATCTGAAATGGTTGCCTGCGCTGATTCAGTGGCAACTCAGTCTTTTGATAATAGCTTTCAAACTGGGGTTTCGCTCGGTCGACGAAAAAACGATAAGTATGAATTTGTAACAACTGCGTTTAATAAAGTCATACCTTATCAAACGTATGCCCTTCATCATGGTAATAGTCGTGAAAAAAATCTTTCTCAGCCACACGATTTAAATCATTACGATACAATCCACGCTGAGATGCAGCTTCTAACTATTGCACTTGCAGATCAGATTGATATTAGTGAAACGACTCTCTTCCTCAATCTTCTTCCCTGCCCAAATTGTGCACGTACGCTTAGTGAAACATCCATAACTGAATTTGTATATCGCCATGACCACTCTGATGGCTATGCTGTATATTTGCTGCGTGAAAGTGGTAAGGTTGTTCGACGTATCGTAGATAATGGGCATACGCTATAATGAGTAGTATGGCACATCCCGAGTATCAATACCTTGAACTGCTTGCGAAGATTCTTAAAGATGGTAAATCTAAACCATCACGCGGGATACATCCGCTAAAAACTATTTTTGGCTATCAGCTTCATTTTGATATGCGGCATGGTTTCCCATTATTGACAACAAAAAAAATGCCGTTTAAAATCCTTACCCATGAATTATTGTGGTTTGTATCGGGTGAATCAAATATCAAATATTTGCAGGATAATAAAATCCACTATTGGGATGATTTTGCTGATAAGGATTTAAACCTGGGACCAGTGTATGGAGTTCAGTGGCGCCACTGGAAAGATCCTCGGGGTGGTGAGATTGATCAGCTTGCATGGGCAATCGACCAAATTAAGAATAACCCAGATTCAAAAGCAATTATTGTGAGTGCGTGGAACCCTGCT from Candidatus Saccharimonadales bacterium encodes:
- a CDS encoding adenylyltransferase/cytidyltransferase family protein, encoding MGDWKKRLISQSDLMTLSEQLKAKDKKIVFTAGSWDLIHAGQCRYLEKARELGDILVVGVSSNHAISKVKGPNKPILDEKIRAEMLTYLRFVDFVTILPEPSCQPSLGLLRPDVFVTVKEDWTENYKQSREYKTVDKYGGEVVVVDRQSTSISTTQILQRAIGGHLSDILKDFMQYRKEPLKEK
- a CDS encoding HIT domain-containing protein → MTELNDKDKQIMYRDARVTGTYDEIWQSVGKCVFCDLNEKYIFYEENGVVMTVALFAYIDGHFMIIPRRHIRSVKDLTPSEWETMRKFMYIAKKMIREVHGIKGMQIVQKDGATAQSTVEHIHFHCIPFDQPDLNTWHYRQLENTPIENAEAYQSQHDKIAKLSKRFADKYQDEE
- a CDS encoding thymidylate synthase; protein product: MAHPEYQYLELLAKILKDGKSKPSRGIHPLKTIFGYQLHFDMRHGFPLLTTKKMPFKILTHELLWFVSGESNIKYLQDNKIHYWDDFADKDLNLGPVYGVQWRHWKDPRGGEIDQLAWAIDQIKNNPDSKAIIVSAWNPADLEEMRLPPCHTMFQFDVTKGKLRMHLYQRSSDVFLGLPFNIAQYAMLLHMVAHITGLEARELVVSIGNAHLYTNQLDQAKEEIPRTPYKLPKLKIIGNPTSIDDFTMDNFVLEDYKSHPHIKADLVIL